From Candidatus Binataceae bacterium, the proteins below share one genomic window:
- a CDS encoding TolC family protein: protein MSWVSHGYVVVWRVFRKFAAGPLFLLMAAGSAQAAGPASLIPAQPSRPPARPGATAPAGAVVAPQPLPPLKLPQHFENNPEVIEGQLRHLIGEAIANNPDLLASRYGAEATGHRVLPAGMPDDPYVGYRMKDLPTTFSMTQENATEKQIEFTQRYPFPGKLSLRQSVAGKQAEVAQADVRIALLRLVTAVRLAFADIFVVDKDIQLALEQRRMLRELRDIAVSKYQLGPGLQQDVLNADVALAQLDTTLLDLTRKRETRLIRLEVLLNRPSVAIEPLGALPPAALRLPTAQLEEMVLASNPEVQRLGRAVERDTLNERLAARAPLPDMLLYLAYGSRNDNPGTTSTANGKTVVTGAAVRPDLMTGQIMFDIPVFYFSKQREQLYEAEATLNRTRARLAAARDTALGALHDLLARLAEHEETARSYEREVIPLARSEVDAAISAYRVDKVDFLTLLAAQDNLEKYETAYWHNEADRYRDIAQIDEVTGAAINQTGAAR from the coding sequence ATGTCTTGGGTATCGCACGGTTACGTGGTTGTTTGGAGAGTTTTTCGCAAGTTCGCGGCCGGGCCGCTTTTTCTGCTGATGGCCGCGGGGAGTGCGCAGGCCGCCGGCCCGGCGTCGCTTATCCCCGCGCAACCCTCTCGCCCGCCGGCGCGCCCCGGGGCGACGGCGCCTGCCGGCGCGGTGGTCGCGCCGCAGCCGCTGCCGCCGCTCAAGCTGCCTCAACATTTCGAAAACAACCCCGAGGTGATTGAAGGGCAACTCAGGCATCTCATCGGCGAGGCGATCGCCAACAATCCCGACCTGCTGGCCTCGCGCTACGGAGCCGAGGCCACGGGCCATCGCGTGCTGCCCGCCGGGATGCCCGACGATCCGTACGTCGGATATCGGATGAAGGACCTGCCGACGACCTTCTCGATGACCCAGGAAAACGCGACCGAAAAGCAGATCGAATTCACCCAGCGCTATCCGTTCCCCGGCAAGCTCAGCCTGCGCCAGTCGGTGGCGGGCAAGCAGGCCGAGGTCGCGCAGGCCGACGTGCGGATCGCGCTGCTGCGCCTCGTCACCGCGGTACGGCTGGCCTTCGCCGACATCTTCGTGGTCGACAAGGATATCCAGCTCGCGCTCGAGCAGCGGCGGATGCTGCGCGAGTTGCGCGATATCGCGGTCTCCAAGTATCAGCTCGGCCCGGGCCTCCAGCAGGACGTGCTCAACGCCGACGTCGCGCTGGCTCAGCTCGACACCACGCTGCTTGACCTGACGCGCAAGCGCGAAACCCGGCTGATCCGCCTTGAAGTGCTACTCAACCGGCCGTCGGTCGCGATCGAGCCGCTCGGCGCGCTGCCGCCCGCGGCGCTGCGCTTGCCGACGGCGCAGCTCGAAGAAATGGTGCTGGCGTCGAATCCGGAGGTGCAGCGGCTGGGCCGCGCGGTCGAGCGCGACACTCTCAACGAGCGGCTGGCCGCGCGCGCGCCGTTGCCGGATATGCTGCTATACCTGGCCTACGGTTCGCGCAACGACAATCCGGGGACTACAAGCACGGCAAACGGCAAGACCGTGGTCACCGGCGCGGCGGTGCGGCCCGATCTTATGACCGGCCAGATCATGTTCGACATCCCGGTCTTCTATTTCTCCAAGCAGCGCGAGCAGCTCTACGAGGCCGAGGCCACGCTCAACCGCACGCGCGCGCGGTTGGCGGCGGCGCGCGACACCGCGCTCGGCGCGCTGCACGATCTGCTCGCGCGCCTGGCCGAGCACGAGGAAACCGCGCGTTCCTACGAGCGCGAGGTGATCCCGCTGGCGCGCAGCGAGGTCGACGCGGCGATCAGCGCCTACCGGGTGGACAAGGTCGATTTTCTGACCCTGCTGGCGGCGCAGGACAACCTGGAGAAGTATGAGACCGCGTACTGGCACAACGAAGCCGACCGCTACCGCGATATCGCGCAGATCGACGAAGTGACCGGCGCAGCGATAAACCAGACGGGGGCCGCGCGATGA
- a CDS encoding baseplate J/gp47 family protein yields MGAGVPNLPRPSFVADANGLDPNKVLSDMISQFEAASGRTLQPAQVERLLINLYAYRESLVRDAIQFAGEQTLLAFAVFPMIDYIGQLLGVTRLPAQGAVTTLQFTLQNPLSLAYTIPAGTQAGTSDGQFIFATDSNLTIPAGTTSGTVSATCTTAGSAANGYLAGQVNALLSPDVLIAAVTNVETTGGGAEPETDDHLRARIQTAPNEFSVAGPAGAYRFFALGADPSIIDVEVISPVPGTVNIYVLTGPITIQPASAPNSAAIANSALLAKVEGVLSADNVRPLTDTVNALAVSEVDYQIAGTVTLFADADPIATMDAVNAAAQSFALNLASRIQRDIVPSEIVAALSVSGVYQVVLTAPVYTQLSAGQWANCTSIALAQATAAEHS; encoded by the coding sequence ATGGGAGCCGGAGTACCGAACCTGCCGCGGCCGTCGTTCGTCGCTGACGCGAATGGCCTGGATCCCAACAAAGTCCTCAGCGACATGATCTCGCAGTTCGAGGCGGCCTCGGGCCGTACGCTTCAACCGGCGCAAGTCGAGCGCCTGTTGATCAACCTCTACGCCTACCGCGAGTCGCTGGTGCGCGATGCGATCCAGTTCGCCGGTGAACAAACGCTGCTCGCCTTCGCGGTCTTCCCGATGATTGATTACATCGGGCAGCTGCTCGGGGTGACGCGCCTCCCGGCGCAAGGCGCCGTCACCACCTTGCAGTTCACGCTCCAAAATCCGCTCAGTCTCGCCTACACGATTCCCGCCGGCACTCAGGCCGGAACCTCGGACGGGCAATTCATCTTCGCCACCGACTCCAACCTGACGATTCCGGCGGGAACGACCAGCGGCACGGTCTCCGCAACCTGCACCACTGCGGGCAGCGCGGCCAACGGCTACCTTGCAGGCCAGGTCAACGCGCTGCTGAGCCCTGACGTGCTAATCGCCGCGGTGACCAATGTCGAGACCACCGGCGGTGGCGCCGAGCCCGAAACCGACGACCATCTGCGTGCGCGCATCCAGACCGCGCCCAACGAGTTCAGCGTGGCCGGACCCGCAGGCGCCTACCGCTTCTTCGCGCTCGGCGCCGATCCCTCGATCATCGACGTCGAGGTCATCTCGCCGGTGCCCGGAACAGTCAACATTTATGTCCTGACCGGTCCGATCACGATCCAGCCTGCCTCCGCGCCCAACAGCGCGGCGATCGCCAACTCGGCGCTGCTCGCCAAGGTGGAGGGCGTGCTGAGCGCCGACAATGTGCGGCCGCTGACCGACACGGTCAACGCGCTCGCTGTAAGCGAGGTTGACTATCAGATTGCCGGCACGGTGACTCTGTTTGCCGACGCCGATCCGATCGCGACAATGGATGCGGTCAACGCCGCCGCACAAAGCTTCGCGCTCAACCTCGCCTCGCGCATCCAGCGCGATATCGTGCCGAGCGAAATCGTCGCCGCGCTCTCGGTGTCGGGCGTGTACCAGGTGGTGCTCACCGCCCCCGTCTATACGCAGCTCAGCGCCGGGCAGTGGGCGAACTGCACCTCGATCGCGCTCGCCCAGGCGACGGCGGCGGAGCATTCATGA
- a CDS encoding phage tail protein gives MAKLQLAPSINDARSQSMLELINRLDELDLTPILVYRLDSAPDSALPYLAWQFDMFDPRWQLAGSSGESIDALTDIDTLSDVDTLQSPSDSAGPSDFDTWRTLLTTAIPLHRIHGTPASIRQVLAAMGFEAVSFLEGQASWGGTAYPPSQGWAVFRVLIQLGAGQTIGSGDAARAAAAINFFKPARCLLDALAFVAAPLAEATPVPSDFTGTVDRAPAPTDVLSAPIAPLVDVRVIAPRYDAHYYHIGVTYGANEPVVADSGVLANGVPISANG, from the coding sequence ATGGCCAAGCTCCAGCTAGCGCCCTCGATCAACGACGCGCGTTCGCAGTCGATGCTCGAGCTGATCAACCGGCTCGACGAGCTTGACCTCACGCCGATCCTGGTCTACCGGCTCGACTCGGCGCCCGACTCGGCGCTACCCTACCTCGCCTGGCAGTTCGACATGTTTGACCCGCGCTGGCAGCTCGCCGGCAGCTCGGGCGAGAGTATCGACGCGCTGACCGACATCGATACGCTGAGCGACGTCGACACCCTGCAATCGCCCTCCGACAGCGCCGGGCCGAGCGACTTCGACACCTGGCGTACGCTGCTGACGACGGCGATCCCGCTGCATCGCATCCACGGCACGCCCGCCTCGATCCGGCAGGTACTGGCGGCGATGGGCTTTGAGGCGGTGAGCTTCCTGGAGGGGCAGGCGAGCTGGGGCGGGACGGCATACCCGCCGTCGCAGGGATGGGCGGTGTTCCGGGTGCTGATCCAGCTCGGCGCGGGGCAAACGATCGGGAGCGGCGACGCGGCGCGGGCGGCCGCGGCGATTAATTTCTTCAAGCCGGCGCGCTGCTTGCTCGACGCGCTGGCATTCGTGGCAGCGCCGCTGGCGGAGGCGACGCCCGTGCCGAGCGACTTCACCGGCACGGTGGATCGCGCGCCGGCGCCGACCGATGTGCTAAGCGCGCCGATCGCGCCGCTGGTTGACGTGCGCGTGATCGCGCCGCGCTACGACGCGCACTACTACCATATCGGGGTAACTTATGGGGCCAATGAACCGGTGGTGGCTGACTCGGGCGTGCTCGCCAACGGAGTGCCGATCTCGGCGAACGGATAG
- a CDS encoding glycosyl hydrolase family 28-related protein gives MNRSLIASACAGALAALVLAAGSAAGQYQPIPNFSGVGAGFNFRQAINQRFSGAQAIAPTIVSLPFASLPVEQDGMLLWCRDCQKTTPCSGGGAGAMAVGTRGAWACAGGPLEQDLNANGRNLAGAASVQASLAGDAQAREALVAGGGVRVSNGSTPPYTVIDENANISGHVNGVINVKAPPYGAKGDCTTDDTAAIQSAINAACAVNPSNQENIPPVYLPPTPYPGCYRITAPLLIDCSDLHVFGGGRMNTVLMPIFYGPDLIVQSAPTSNPPLASSVTATWQANHAYPQFSELRDSNGNIEVATGGGTSGSGSHPTWPTTQGATVADGSVTWTLEVIGSQLASGTGSAYDTVNNSAPVLDLGWTGPPMNLSGLSAFTVETYLDAVGSSFCGNNYCNIIGSYVNAPGSGAAGNVGGGAFDLYVNPFSTPANELQADIKIGGTHYGLSDTASLTTNVTHHIALTYDGSTVRLFKDGVMVASTAASGTLTQGYYETVMFPGLTPLGTALWPGNNPGAAGHGFVNGYYDSVRISNSARYTANFTRPTAKFAVDGNSLLLLNFGASPAGTVIGNTNSLLANTRLDAFFPIEVGSFMNRIHLDNLEYCPGGSGGGGLWAVWAVNSRFEDLHCSFQSEIAVELWDNDFQDTLRNIFAFGGNGRTNYGFVFANQSNGNDYNRLQCDGQTGGCIIQQGSSGSYELPIFTDRGSYIYPLIIGGRAVLRDPFSDMESANSLFLADVLALNSWAPIVIHGGELDTPNASGAHFAINGGQPISDVGTSLGGTASAEIVNVISNPTSPVTIRDAVLPSGVPLTNPGKLAQVYANVGGSVSGLTVSTGIKFASLPAPVVNGASFYCPDCDPPANPPIACTSSGAKSGAWVHGINSTWICAP, from the coding sequence ATGAACAGATCACTTATCGCGTCGGCATGCGCCGGCGCACTGGCGGCGCTGGTCCTGGCCGCCGGCAGCGCAGCGGGCCAGTACCAACCGATCCCGAACTTCAGCGGCGTCGGCGCCGGCTTTAACTTTCGCCAGGCGATCAACCAGCGGTTTTCCGGTGCGCAGGCGATCGCGCCGACTATCGTGAGCCTGCCCTTCGCCAGCCTGCCCGTGGAACAGGACGGGATGCTGCTTTGGTGCAGGGATTGCCAAAAGACCACGCCCTGCTCGGGCGGCGGCGCGGGCGCGATGGCGGTTGGCACGCGCGGGGCATGGGCGTGCGCGGGGGGACCGCTGGAGCAGGACCTCAACGCCAACGGACGCAATCTCGCGGGGGCGGCCAGTGTTCAGGCTTCGCTTGCGGGCGACGCCCAGGCGCGCGAGGCGCTGGTGGCTGGCGGCGGCGTGCGCGTGAGCAACGGCAGTACACCGCCCTACACAGTGATCGACGAGAACGCGAACATCTCGGGCCATGTCAACGGCGTGATCAACGTCAAGGCCCCGCCCTACGGCGCCAAGGGGGACTGCACCACCGACGATACCGCCGCGATCCAGAGCGCGATCAACGCGGCCTGCGCGGTCAATCCGAGCAACCAGGAGAACATCCCGCCGGTCTATCTGCCGCCGACGCCGTATCCGGGATGCTACAGGATCACCGCCCCGCTGCTGATCGATTGCAGCGACCTGCACGTCTTCGGCGGCGGACGCATGAACACCGTCCTGATGCCGATCTTCTACGGGCCGGACCTTATCGTGCAAAGCGCCCCGACCAGCAATCCGCCGCTGGCCTCGAGCGTGACCGCGACTTGGCAGGCCAACCACGCCTATCCGCAATTCTCCGAGCTGCGCGACAGCAACGGCAATATCGAGGTCGCAACCGGCGGCGGCACTTCAGGCAGCGGCTCGCATCCGACCTGGCCGACAACTCAGGGCGCCACCGTGGCCGACGGCAGCGTGACCTGGACCCTGGAAGTGATCGGCTCGCAGCTTGCCAGCGGAACCGGCTCGGCCTACGACACTGTCAACAACAGCGCACCGGTGCTCGATCTCGGATGGACGGGGCCGCCGATGAATCTCAGCGGGCTGTCGGCCTTCACGGTCGAGACGTACCTCGACGCGGTGGGCAGCTCGTTCTGCGGCAATAATTACTGCAATATTATCGGCTCCTACGTCAACGCGCCGGGCAGCGGGGCGGCAGGAAACGTGGGCGGTGGGGCGTTCGACCTTTATGTCAACCCATTCAGCACGCCGGCAAATGAGTTGCAGGCCGATATCAAGATCGGCGGAACGCATTACGGGTTGAGCGACACCGCGTCACTGACGACCAACGTCACGCACCATATCGCGCTGACCTACGACGGCTCTACGGTGCGTCTGTTCAAGGACGGCGTGATGGTCGCCTCGACGGCGGCGAGCGGCACGCTCACGCAGGGCTACTACGAGACCGTGATGTTCCCCGGGCTGACGCCGCTGGGAACCGCGCTCTGGCCCGGCAACAACCCGGGCGCGGCGGGGCACGGTTTCGTCAATGGCTACTACGATTCGGTGCGAATCTCGAATAGCGCGCGCTACACTGCGAACTTCACTCGACCGACCGCCAAGTTCGCGGTCGACGGCAACTCGCTGCTGTTGTTGAATTTCGGCGCTTCACCCGCGGGCACCGTAATCGGCAATACCAACAGCTTGCTGGCGAATACGCGCCTCGACGCTTTTTTTCCGATCGAGGTTGGCAGTTTCATGAACCGGATTCACCTCGACAATCTTGAATATTGCCCTGGAGGGAGCGGGGGCGGGGGCTTGTGGGCGGTATGGGCGGTCAACTCGCGTTTCGAGGACCTGCATTGCAGCTTCCAGAGCGAGATTGCGGTCGAGCTGTGGGACAACGACTTCCAGGACACCCTGCGCAATATATTTGCGTTCGGCGGCAATGGCCGCACCAACTACGGCTTTGTCTTCGCCAATCAGAGCAACGGCAATGACTACAACCGCCTGCAATGCGACGGGCAAACCGGCGGCTGTATCATTCAGCAGGGCAGTTCGGGCTCCTACGAGCTGCCGATCTTCACCGACCGCGGCAGCTACATCTATCCGCTCATCATCGGCGGGCGCGCGGTGCTTCGCGACCCGTTCAGCGACATGGAAAGCGCCAACAGCCTCTTCCTCGCCGACGTGCTGGCGCTTAACTCGTGGGCACCGATCGTGATCCACGGAGGCGAGCTCGACACGCCCAACGCGAGCGGCGCGCACTTTGCGATCAACGGCGGACAGCCGATCAGCGACGTCGGCACCAGCCTCGGCGGTACTGCGTCGGCCGAAATCGTCAACGTGATCAGCAACCCGACCTCGCCGGTAACCATCCGCGACGCCGTGCTTCCCTCGGGCGTGCCGCTAACCAATCCGGGCAAGCTCGCCCAGGTCTATGCGAACGTCGGCGGCAGCGTGAGCGGGCTCACGGTCAGCACCGGAATCAAGTTCGCCAGCCTGCCCGCGCCGGTAGTCAACGGGGCAAGCTTCTATTGTCCGGACTGCGACCCGCCGGCCAATCCGCCGATCGCCTGCACCAGCAGCGGAGCCAAGTCCGGGGCCTGGGTCCACGGCATCAACAGCACCTGGATCTGCGCGCCGTAG
- a CDS encoding CusA/CzcA family heavy metal efflux RND transporter → MLERLIESSVRNRFLVAFVSVLICAWGVWALLNIKLNAVPDMSDVQVIVYTPFVGQPPQVVEDQVTYPLVHALLSAANVKVVRGFSFFNFSLVFVVFHDGTDFYWARSRVLEYLNYAAAQLPPGIQPQLGPDSTGVGWVFEYVLEDPTGHYDLQQLRSYQDWHLKYELATVQGVAEVASLGGFVKQYQVDVDPRKLIAYKLSLAQVKRAIKASNNDVGGRVLERGGQEYRITALGYIHSLDDIRSIVLGVGPDGAPIYVRDVANVHLGPELRRGVADLDGRGEAVVGIVEMRAGDNALATIRRVKARLKEVERDLPPGLKIVPIYDRSGLIEQSVETLRHKLIEECLIVVVVIAVFLLNFGAATVAVLTIPVGVLLAAIVMYYAGVSADIMSLAGVAVAIGAMVDAAVVMVENGHRYLAEGKLEHDRAIIKAATEVGPALFFSLLIITLSFIPVFALHAQAGRLFKPLAFTKTVCMAAAALLSVTLTPALMSYLMTRGGALTHRDIAHEGNLLDRAIQGAYRPLLRWAMANRAAVGVLFVALLVSTVIPWSRIGMEFLPSVFEGDLVYAPTAYPGISITQSKLLLQRADRILMTFPEVEHVLGKMGRAETATDSVSLYMGEILIKLKPRDQWPPGTTPDRLVEQMDRALHFPGIINAWSMPIKERVDNVNTGVKTTLGIKLLGDDLERLEQIGRRIEETLRPLPGTRSVLSDRVYEANYINFHVEREEAARYGLTVEDVEDAVQLAIGGLNVTTTVEGQERYPVNIRYPRELRSSPGTLGRVILYTKSGEQVPLGQVTRMESVEGPTAVKTEGGELTDWIYIDLQPGVDIGSYVRQARRALNSITLPRGYSMVWSGEYIYLQDAVRTLAYVTPIALIITFVVLFLNFRSVAESLIVMLCVPFGASGGVWAMYLLGYNMSIAAWMGMLVLVGFAVEGGVVMLIYIINALRDAAEAKGARLTPEEIEVELQHAAVDRMRPRVMVLALLTLGLLPIFWGEGAGASLMRTIAAPVVGGMISTVAVIFLLLPPLYAWWRVRVARRVARHIGAEPV, encoded by the coding sequence ATGCTCGAGCGGCTGATCGAAAGCTCGGTGCGCAATCGCTTCCTGGTTGCCTTCGTCTCGGTGCTGATTTGCGCCTGGGGCGTGTGGGCGCTGCTCAACATCAAGCTCAACGCGGTGCCTGACATGAGCGACGTGCAGGTTATCGTGTACACGCCGTTCGTCGGCCAGCCACCGCAGGTGGTCGAGGACCAGGTCACCTATCCGCTGGTGCACGCGCTGCTCAGCGCGGCCAACGTCAAGGTGGTGCGCGGCTTTTCGTTCTTCAACTTCTCGCTGGTGTTCGTGGTCTTCCACGATGGCACCGATTTCTACTGGGCGCGCTCGCGGGTGCTGGAGTATCTCAACTACGCCGCGGCCCAGCTGCCGCCGGGGATCCAGCCGCAGCTCGGCCCCGACTCCACCGGCGTGGGCTGGGTGTTCGAGTACGTGCTCGAGGACCCCACCGGCCATTACGACCTCCAGCAGCTGCGCTCCTACCAGGACTGGCATCTGAAGTACGAGCTCGCGACCGTGCAGGGGGTGGCCGAGGTCGCCTCGCTCGGCGGCTTCGTCAAGCAGTACCAGGTCGACGTCGACCCGCGTAAGCTCATCGCCTACAAGCTGTCGCTGGCGCAGGTCAAGCGCGCGATCAAGGCGAGCAACAACGACGTCGGCGGGCGCGTGCTCGAGCGCGGCGGCCAGGAATACCGCATCACCGCGCTCGGCTACATCCACTCGCTCGACGACATTCGCTCGATCGTGCTCGGCGTCGGCCCCGACGGCGCGCCGATCTACGTGCGCGACGTGGCCAACGTCCATCTCGGCCCCGAGCTGCGCCGTGGAGTCGCCGACCTCGACGGGCGCGGCGAGGCGGTGGTCGGGATCGTCGAGATGCGCGCGGGCGACAACGCACTGGCCACGATCCGGCGGGTCAAGGCACGACTCAAGGAGGTCGAGCGCGACCTCCCGCCCGGGCTCAAGATCGTCCCCATCTACGATCGCTCGGGCCTGATTGAGCAGTCGGTCGAAACCCTGCGCCACAAGCTCATCGAGGAATGCCTGATCGTGGTGGTGGTGATCGCGGTATTCCTGCTCAATTTCGGCGCGGCGACGGTCGCGGTGCTTACCATCCCGGTCGGCGTGCTGCTCGCGGCGATCGTGATGTACTACGCGGGGGTGAGCGCCGACATCATGTCGCTGGCCGGCGTCGCGGTGGCGATCGGGGCGATGGTGGACGCGGCGGTGGTGATGGTCGAAAACGGCCATCGCTATCTCGCCGAGGGCAAGCTCGAGCACGATCGCGCGATCATCAAGGCCGCCACCGAGGTGGGGCCGGCGCTGTTCTTCTCGCTGCTCATCATCACGCTCAGCTTCATCCCGGTCTTCGCGCTCCACGCGCAGGCGGGCCGCCTGTTCAAGCCGCTGGCCTTCACCAAGACCGTGTGCATGGCGGCTGCGGCGCTGCTCTCGGTCACGCTGACGCCGGCGTTGATGTCGTACCTGATGACCCGCGGCGGCGCGCTCACCCATCGCGACATCGCGCACGAGGGCAACCTGTTGGACCGCGCCATCCAGGGCGCCTACCGGCCGCTGCTGCGTTGGGCGATGGCCAACCGGGCGGCGGTGGGGGTGCTGTTCGTCGCCCTGCTGGTGAGCACGGTCATCCCATGGTCGCGGATCGGGATGGAATTTCTGCCGTCGGTGTTCGAGGGCGACCTGGTGTACGCGCCGACCGCATACCCGGGGATCTCGATTACCCAGTCAAAGCTTCTGCTCCAGCGCGCCGACCGCATCCTCATGACTTTCCCGGAGGTCGAGCACGTGCTGGGCAAGATGGGGCGGGCCGAGACCGCCACCGACTCGGTTTCGCTCTACATGGGCGAGATCCTGATCAAGCTCAAGCCGCGCGACCAATGGCCGCCCGGGACGACGCCCGATCGACTGGTCGAGCAGATGGACCGCGCGCTCCACTTTCCGGGGATCATCAACGCATGGTCAATGCCGATCAAGGAGCGGGTCGACAACGTCAACACTGGCGTCAAAACCACGCTCGGCATCAAGCTTCTGGGCGACGACCTCGAACGGCTGGAACAAATCGGCCGCCGGATCGAGGAAACCCTGCGCCCGCTGCCCGGCACCCGCAGCGTGCTCAGCGACCGCGTCTACGAAGCCAACTACATCAACTTCCACGTCGAGCGCGAGGAAGCCGCGCGCTACGGGCTCACCGTCGAGGACGTCGAGGACGCGGTGCAACTCGCGATCGGCGGGCTCAACGTCACCACCACGGTCGAGGGCCAGGAACGCTACCCGGTCAACATCCGCTATCCGCGCGAGCTGCGCAGCTCGCCCGGCACGCTCGGGCGCGTGATCCTTTATACCAAATCGGGCGAGCAGGTGCCGCTCGGGCAGGTGACCCGGATGGAGAGCGTCGAGGGCCCGACCGCGGTCAAGACCGAGGGCGGCGAGCTCACCGACTGGATATATATCGATCTCCAGCCCGGAGTTGATATTGGAAGCTACGTGCGCCAGGCGCGCCGCGCGCTCAACTCGATCACCTTGCCGCGCGGCTACTCGATGGTGTGGAGCGGCGAGTACATATACCTGCAGGACGCGGTGCGCACCCTCGCCTACGTCACGCCGATCGCACTTATCATAACTTTCGTCGTGCTGTTCCTCAACTTCCGCAGCGTCGCCGAATCGCTGATCGTGATGCTATGCGTGCCGTTCGGCGCCAGCGGCGGCGTCTGGGCGATGTACCTGCTCGGCTACAACATGAGCATCGCCGCCTGGATGGGAATGCTGGTGCTGGTGGGATTCGCAGTCGAGGGCGGCGTGGTAATGCTGATCTATATAATCAACGCGCTGCGCGACGCCGCCGAGGCCAAGGGCGCGCGCCTCACCCCAGAGGAGATCGAGGTCGAACTCCAGCATGCGGCGGTAGATCGGATGCGTCCGCGGGTGATGGTGCTGGCGTTGCTGACGCTGGGCCTGCTGCCGATCTTCTGGGGCGAAGGCGCGGGTGCCTCACTGATGCGCACGATCGCCGCGCCCGTGGTCGGCGGCATGATCAGCACGGTGGCGGTGATCTTTCTGCTGCTGCCGCCGCTCTACGCGTGGTGGCGGGTGCGCGTGGCGCGCCGCGTCGCCCGTCATATCGGCGCCGAACCGGTCTAG
- a CDS encoding efflux RND transporter periplasmic adaptor subunit, producing MRRPSLLAIFLAGVVLGVVATAAVLAGWRRSADAPQTPAAQSAPAALPAPRRPPAAPSEEFVPAAHVAPAAAPAVARAGVASDAGSGAAAAARSGEIRIDPAMLQDLGVRTTLVEPRVVTESIHTTGYVDYDQRLVSQVNARVSGWVEKLHVAYAGQPVHRGETLLEIYSPELVLTQEDYLRARQLADTHAGGDSDNKARNDGSSLMSAAETRLRLWGIAPAELRKLARRGKPSETLPIESPASGVVTESKVVEGAHVRAGDELYNIADLSRVWVYADIYERELPKVHAGQQAEVSLDALPGQRFDGIVTYIYPSVSEQSRTVRVRLEFTNPGLVLRPGMYVKVTLLHRAPQPTLAVPAEAVLDSGVRKIVIVATGEGRFQPREIKTGTQSEGYFQVLGGLRQGERVVTSAQFLIDSESNLSEALSAMTLTPEGGAGLPAAGAPRPAGAATPAERGGR from the coding sequence ATGAGGCGGCCGTCACTGCTTGCGATCTTCCTTGCCGGAGTCGTGCTCGGCGTGGTGGCAACCGCCGCCGTGCTCGCCGGCTGGCGGCGCTCGGCCGACGCTCCGCAAACCCCGGCCGCGCAAAGCGCGCCGGCGGCGCTGCCCGCGCCGCGGCGGCCGCCGGCCGCGCCCAGCGAGGAATTCGTGCCGGCTGCGCACGTCGCGCCGGCTGCGGCGCCCGCCGTCGCCCGCGCCGGCGTTGCGAGTGATGCCGGCAGCGGCGCAGCCGCCGCCGCGCGCAGCGGCGAGATCCGGATCGATCCCGCGATGCTGCAGGACCTCGGCGTGCGCACCACGCTAGTCGAGCCGCGGGTCGTGACCGAATCGATCCACACCACCGGCTACGTCGATTACGACCAGCGCCTAGTCAGCCAGGTCAACGCGCGCGTCAGCGGCTGGGTCGAGAAGCTGCACGTCGCCTACGCCGGACAGCCTGTACACCGCGGCGAAACGCTGCTCGAAATTTACAGCCCCGAACTGGTGTTGACCCAGGAGGATTACCTGCGCGCGCGCCAGCTCGCCGACACTCACGCCGGCGGCGACAGCGACAACAAGGCGCGCAACGACGGCTCCAGCCTGATGTCCGCCGCCGAAACCCGCTTGCGCCTGTGGGGGATCGCGCCGGCCGAGCTGCGCAAGCTGGCGCGGCGCGGCAAGCCGTCGGAGACGCTGCCGATCGAATCGCCGGCAAGCGGCGTGGTCACCGAGAGTAAAGTGGTCGAAGGCGCGCACGTCCGCGCGGGCGACGAGCTGTACAACATCGCCGACCTCTCACGGGTTTGGGTCTACGCCGATATCTACGAACGCGAGCTGCCCAAGGTGCACGCCGGCCAGCAGGCCGAGGTCAGCCTCGACGCCCTGCCCGGCCAGCGCTTCGACGGCATCGTCACCTACATTTATCCCTCGGTGAGCGAGCAGAGCCGCACGGTGCGGGTGCGGCTGGAGTTTACCAATCCGGGGCTGGTGCTGCGGCCGGGGATGTACGTCAAGGTCACGCTGCTCCATCGCGCGCCGCAGCCGACGCTGGCGGTGCCGGCCGAGGCGGTGCTCGACTCGGGCGTGCGCAAGATTGTGATCGTCGCGACGGGCGAGGGCCGCTTCCAGCCGCGCGAGATCAAGACCGGCACCCAGTCCGAGGGTTACTTCCAGGTGCTCGGCGGGCTTCGGCAGGGCGAGCGGGTGGTGACCTCGGCGCAGTTCCTGATCGACTCTGAGTCCAACCTCAGCGAGGCGCTGAGCGCGATGACGCTGACGCCCGAGGGCGGTGCGGGCCTGCCGGCGGCCGGCGCGCCGCGGCCCGCGGGCGCGGCGACGCCGGCGGAGCGTGGGGGGCGCTGA